In the genome of Desulfuromonas sp. DDH964, one region contains:
- a CDS encoding IS110 family transposase gives MKLYSGFDLHSNNNYLGIIDQNGKRIFKKKLDNDPKQILQTLQPFRPDLMGAVVESTYNWYWLVDLLMDEGYRVHLANPAAIQTYKGLKHVDDVHDSFWLAEMLRLNILPEGYIYPKEMRPVRDLLRKRGHLIRLRTSLIISLQNIVTRNCGVRLKANEIKRFRGDRIGPLLAENEDLALAGAVSKESIDFLTRQIRQIEAVVEGKIDLDGPYRYLLSLPGVGKILGLTIRLETGCIERFAKVGNYASYCRKVSSRWTSNGKAKGRGNEKNGNKYLAWAFSEAAELARRFDPKARAFYQRKLAKCPVMVAHGALAHKLTRAAFFVMRDQVPFMPEKLFP, from the coding sequence ATGAAACTCTACTCTGGTTTCGACCTGCACTCAAATAACAACTATCTTGGAATCATTGACCAGAACGGAAAGAGGATTTTCAAAAAGAAGCTGGACAACGACCCGAAGCAGATTTTACAAACCCTCCAGCCGTTTCGGCCCGACTTGATGGGCGCCGTTGTTGAATCGACCTACAACTGGTACTGGCTGGTGGATCTGTTGATGGACGAAGGATATCGAGTTCATTTGGCCAATCCTGCGGCCATTCAAACCTACAAGGGGTTGAAGCATGTCGACGATGTCCACGATTCTTTTTGGTTGGCCGAGATGCTGCGCTTGAACATTCTGCCGGAAGGCTACATCTATCCGAAGGAAATGCGTCCGGTACGCGACCTGTTGCGAAAACGCGGACATCTGATACGCCTTCGGACTTCGCTGATCATCAGCTTGCAGAACATCGTCACCCGCAATTGCGGCGTTCGACTCAAGGCGAACGAGATCAAACGATTCCGAGGTGACCGTATCGGTCCCCTGCTCGCCGAAAACGAGGATTTGGCCCTGGCCGGAGCGGTCAGCAAGGAGAGTATCGACTTTCTTACCCGGCAGATTCGGCAGATCGAGGCGGTTGTCGAAGGTAAAATCGATCTCGACGGCCCCTATCGCTATCTTCTGTCCCTTCCCGGCGTCGGCAAGATTCTGGGCTTGACCATCCGGCTGGAAACCGGGTGCATCGAACGCTTTGCCAAGGTCGGAAATTACGCCTCGTATTGCCGCAAGGTCTCCAGTCGCTGGACCAGCAACGGCAAGGCCAAAGGACGGGGCAACGAAAAGAACGGCAATAAATACCTGGCCTGGGCCTTTTCCGAAGCGGCCGAACTCGCCCGTCGTTTTGATCCGAAAGCGCGGGCGTTCTATCAACGCAAGCTCGCAAAGTGTCCGGTCATGGTGGCCCACGGCGCCCTGGCCCACAAGCTGACCCGGGCGGCGTTCTTCGTTATGCGCGACCAAGTGCCGTTTATGCCGGAAAAACTGTTTCCCTGA
- a CDS encoding helix-turn-helix domain-containing protein, with product MGKKIRDLKEELLANEEFRREYQPLDEEFSIAAQLIEARTKANLTQEQVARRMGTTQSVVARLESGHPMPSLRSLRRYALAVGNKVEIKLVQK from the coding sequence ATGGGGAAAAAGATCAGAGATTTGAAGGAAGAGTTGTTGGCCAACGAGGAATTCCGCCGTGAGTATCAGCCGCTGGACGAGGAATTCTCCATCGCTGCACAACTGATTGAAGCTAGAACCAAGGCAAACCTCACACAGGAACAAGTGGCCAGACGCATGGGTACTACCCAATCGGTCGTGGCACGGCTCGAGTCCGGTCATCCGATGCCGAGTTTGCGGTCCTTGCGACGGTATGCGTTGGCGGTTGGGAACAAGGTGGAGATCAAGTTGGTTCAGAAATGA
- the xerD gene encoding site-specific tyrosine recombinase XerD, producing the protein MNEFLDLFLSYLTVERGLSRNTLDAYGRDLARYLDFLEREGIGAPAAITPPVILRYLAHLRAGGLAARSRARALVALRMFHRFLLSEGYAERNPTALVEAPKSLAALPHTLSPGEVEQLLAAPRGAAPLALRDRAMLEVLYATGLRVSELVGLKQSDLQLDVGYLTAFGKRSKQRIVPLGETAISELRSYLADGRPLLDKGKGGKLLFLNRLGQGLTRQGFWKIIKRRARETGIGKKITPHTLRHSFATHLLENGADLRAVQSMLGHADISTTQIYTHVTRERLRRLHEQHHPRG; encoded by the coding sequence CTCGACGCTTATGGCCGCGACCTCGCCCGCTACCTCGACTTTCTCGAACGGGAGGGGATCGGCGCACCGGCGGCGATCACCCCGCCGGTGATCCTGCGCTACCTTGCCCACCTGCGCGCCGGCGGTCTTGCCGCGCGCAGCCGGGCGCGGGCCCTGGTGGCGCTGCGCATGTTTCACAGGTTCCTGCTCAGCGAAGGGTACGCCGAGCGCAACCCGACCGCCCTGGTCGAAGCGCCGAAGAGCCTCGCCGCGCTCCCCCACACTCTCAGCCCCGGCGAGGTCGAGCAGCTGCTGGCGGCGCCGCGCGGCGCCGCGCCGCTCGCCCTGCGCGACCGGGCGATGCTCGAGGTTCTCTACGCTACCGGCCTGAGGGTCTCCGAGCTGGTCGGGCTCAAGCAGTCCGACCTGCAGCTTGATGTCGGCTACCTGACCGCCTTTGGCAAGCGCAGCAAGCAGCGCATCGTCCCCCTTGGCGAGACCGCCATCAGCGAATTGCGCAGTTACCTGGCCGATGGCCGGCCCCTCCTCGACAAGGGGAAGGGGGGGAAGCTCCTCTTTCTCAACCGCCTCGGCCAGGGGTTGACACGCCAGGGCTTCTGGAAGATTATTAAGCGCCGCGCCCGGGAGACCGGGATCGGCAAGAAGATCACCCCGCATACCCTGCGTCATTCTTTTGCGACCCACCTGCTCGAGAATGGCGCCGATCTGCGGGCCGTGCAGAGCATGCTCGGCCACGCCGATATCTCGACTACCCAGATCTATACCCACGTGACCCGCGAGCGCCTGCGCCGGCTCCATGAACAGCACCATCCACGGGGCTAA
- a CDS encoding DNA polymerase III subunit chi yields MPRVEFIRLKKPEKAKHLCELAEEYFNAGKRVLVTVLDDNQGVTLDGFMWTWKKGAFIPHAWCNGAVDCLDDPVAITTEEQNPNGAQVLIMGKPCSPGFVRQFEHAIDFAELYDDDLANASRQRFAQFREAGLDPGMRQ; encoded by the coding sequence ATGCCCCGCGTTGAGTTCATCCGCCTGAAGAAGCCCGAAAAGGCCAAGCACCTCTGCGAACTGGCCGAAGAGTATTTCAACGCCGGCAAGCGGGTGCTGGTGACTGTCCTCGACGACAACCAGGGAGTGACCCTCGACGGTTTCATGTGGACCTGGAAGAAGGGGGCGTTTATCCCCCACGCCTGGTGCAACGGCGCCGTCGACTGCCTTGACGATCCGGTGGCCATCACTACCGAGGAGCAGAATCCCAACGGTGCCCAGGTGCTGATCATGGGCAAGCCGTGCTCGCCCGGGTTCGTGCGCCAGTTCGAGCACGCCATCGACTTCGCCGAACTCTACGACGACGATCTCGCCAACGCATCCCGCCAGCGTTTTGCCCAGTTCCGGGAGGCCGGTCTTGATCCCGGAATGCGTCAATAG
- a CDS encoding RNA methyltransferase, with the protein MNATPEENSDSSDQVAELLRNVVVVLVDPQGALNIGSVCRAMMNFGFGELRLVAPQVDYLGDEGRRMAVKAAPLLEGARQYADLAAALADCSLALGTTRRFGKYREDFLHPHEAASYLLPQAVKGRVALVFGREDHGLYTAELDLCQRFITIPTRDELPSMNLAQAVSLCLYAVAQEAAANAGLQRAGRKLASHRELESLYAHMRRSLLAIGFLDPQNPDHILHTFRRIFGRAGLNPREVKILHGMMRSIDWVDSERRRREGEGSDD; encoded by the coding sequence ATGAACGCAACGCCAGAAGAAAATTCCGACTCCTCCGATCAGGTCGCCGAATTGTTGCGCAACGTCGTCGTCGTCCTGGTCGATCCCCAGGGGGCGCTGAACATCGGCTCGGTCTGCCGGGCGATGATGAACTTCGGCTTCGGCGAGCTGCGCCTGGTGGCGCCGCAGGTCGACTATCTCGGCGACGAGGGGCGACGCATGGCGGTGAAGGCGGCGCCGCTGCTGGAGGGGGCCAGGCAATATGCCGATCTCGCTGCCGCCCTCGCCGATTGCAGCCTCGCCCTTGGCACCACGCGCCGCTTCGGCAAGTACCGCGAGGATTTTCTCCACCCCCACGAGGCTGCCAGCTATCTCCTGCCGCAGGCGGTCAAGGGGCGCGTCGCCCTTGTCTTCGGCCGCGAGGACCACGGGCTCTACACCGCCGAGCTCGATCTCTGCCAGCGCTTCATCACCATCCCGACCCGCGACGAGCTGCCGTCGATGAATCTCGCCCAGGCAGTTTCCCTCTGCCTCTACGCCGTCGCCCAGGAAGCGGCGGCGAATGCCGGGCTGCAGCGGGCGGGTCGCAAGCTGGCGAGCCACCGCGAGCTCGAATCGCTCTATGCCCACATGCGCAGGAGTCTGCTCGCCATCGGTTTTCTCGATCCGCAGAACCCCGACCACATCCTCCACACCTTTCGCCGCATCTTCGGCCGCGCCGGGCTCAACCCGCGCGAGGTGAAAATCCTGCACGGCATGATGCGCAGTATCGACTGGGTCGATTCGGAACGCCGCAGGAGAGAGGGGGAGGGGAGCGATGACTGA
- a CDS encoding RsmE family RNA methyltransferase codes for MIPECVNSGGPGSILRLDAVPTLETVCPLSAVALTALAAWRARPGAIVTLVDPEQTCYRARLVADGEAWLVIPFERLKRPAESRVALHVYHALPEKERFELVLQKLTELGATRIVPMITRRSATLEERDAGQKKSHRWPEVVLRAARQCRRAMLPELGAVTDWDSATYAAAQADLRLILYEGEAGWGFDEAIAGQRPGQVALLVGPEGGFAPEEVAEARDLGFLPVSLGPRILRTETAAIAAVAVLQYALGDLR; via the coding sequence TTGATCCCGGAATGCGTCAATAGCGGCGGTCCCGGCAGCATCCTCCGCCTCGACGCCGTCCCGACCCTGGAAACGGTCTGTCCCCTCTCCGCCGTCGCCCTGACAGCCCTCGCCGCCTGGCGTGCCCGCCCCGGAGCCATCGTCACCCTGGTCGACCCGGAGCAGACCTGCTACCGCGCCCGGCTGGTGGCGGACGGGGAGGCGTGGCTGGTGATCCCCTTCGAGCGGCTGAAGCGGCCGGCGGAGAGCCGCGTCGCCCTCCACGTCTACCACGCCCTGCCGGAGAAGGAGCGCTTTGAGCTGGTGCTGCAAAAGCTGACCGAACTCGGCGCGACCCGCATCGTGCCGATGATCACCAGGCGCTCGGCGACCCTGGAAGAACGGGATGCCGGGCAGAAGAAATCGCACCGCTGGCCGGAGGTGGTACTGCGCGCCGCCCGTCAATGCCGCCGGGCGATGCTGCCGGAGCTCGGCGCCGTCACCGACTGGGACAGCGCGACCTACGCCGCCGCCCAGGCCGACCTGCGCCTGATCCTTTACGAAGGGGAGGCGGGCTGGGGCTTCGACGAAGCGATCGCCGGCCAGCGCCCCGGGCAGGTTGCCCTGCTGGTTGGACCGGAAGGGGGCTTTGCCCCGGAGGAGGTCGCCGAAGCCCGCGACCTCGGTTTCCTGCCGGTCTCCCTCGGCCCGCGTATTTTGCGCACCGAGACCGCTGCCATTGCTGCTGTGGCGGTGTTGCAGTATGCGTTGGGGGATCTGCGCTGA
- a CDS encoding DUF488 domain-containing protein yields MEIAVKRAYEEPSAKDGRRILVDRIWPRGRSKEVMQLDAWLKEVAPSDELRKWFGHEPEKWPEFKRRYFAELDDHPEAVAELRGLLGRGRVTLVFGARDEAHNNAVALKEYLERG; encoded by the coding sequence ATGGAAATAGCCGTCAAAAGAGCCTATGAGGAACCGTCCGCTAAGGACGGTCGCCGAATCCTTGTCGATCGCATCTGGCCGCGGGGCCGCAGCAAGGAGGTAATGCAGCTTGACGCCTGGCTCAAGGAGGTTGCGCCGAGCGATGAGCTGCGCAAGTGGTTCGGCCACGAGCCGGAGAAGTGGCCGGAGTTCAAGCGCCGCTACTTCGCGGAACTGGATGACCACCCCGAGGCGGTGGCGGAACTGCGCGGTCTGTTGGGGAGGGGACGGGTGACGCTGGTCTTTGGCGCCCGGGATGAGGCGCACAACAATGCGGTGGCGCTCAAGGAGTACCTGGAGCGGGGCTAG
- a CDS encoding type II toxin-antitoxin system RelE/ParE family toxin, whose translation MRWTVEFLNEVVEEEFRELPKDMQARFVRISELIEGCGIEQVGMPHVRHLEGKLWEMRARGIAGISRGIYVAINGRRVVILRIFVKKTQKTPRSEILLALDRMKEL comes from the coding sequence ATGCGTTGGACCGTTGAATTTCTGAACGAGGTTGTTGAAGAAGAATTCCGTGAATTGCCCAAGGATATGCAGGCTCGGTTCGTGCGTATCTCCGAACTGATCGAAGGTTGCGGAATCGAGCAGGTGGGAATGCCTCATGTGCGCCACCTTGAAGGTAAGCTTTGGGAGATGCGGGCGAGGGGAATCGCTGGAATCTCCCGGGGGATTTATGTTGCGATAAACGGCAGGCGCGTGGTGATCCTGCGAATCTTCGTGAAGAAGACCCAGAAGACGCCGCGATCGGAAATTCTGCTGGCGCTGGACCGGATGAAGGAGTTGTGA
- a CDS encoding type II toxin-antitoxin system Phd/YefM family antitoxin, protein MKTISVSSDIVPIAEFKTGISKWFKTIRESGHPLVITQNGKPAGVLLSPEDYDELVYRKAFLDSVARGIADADAGKSYGSDEVKAALAARRRRG, encoded by the coding sequence ATGAAAACCATTTCCGTCAGCAGCGACATCGTCCCTATCGCGGAGTTCAAAACCGGCATCTCCAAGTGGTTCAAAACTATTCGGGAGTCTGGGCATCCTTTGGTCATCACCCAGAACGGCAAGCCGGCCGGAGTCCTGTTGTCGCCGGAAGATTATGACGAACTGGTCTACCGGAAGGCTTTTCTCGACTCCGTTGCCCGGGGGATTGCCGATGCCGATGCCGGCAAGAGTTACGGCAGCGATGAGGTCAAGGCTGCTCTTGCAGCCCGCCGGAGGAGGGGTTGA
- a CDS encoding Txe/YoeB family addiction module toxin, with translation MSWRLVYTRQAQKDAKKLAASGLKSKAQQLLDILAENPFQNPPPYEKLVGDLAGAYSRRINIKHRLIYQVLEEIGTVKVLRLWTHYE, from the coding sequence GTGAGCTGGCGTCTGGTCTACACCAGGCAGGCTCAGAAGGATGCAAAGAAACTCGCTGCTTCGGGTTTGAAATCCAAAGCACAGCAATTGCTCGACATCCTGGCCGAGAATCCCTTCCAAAATCCCCCTCCCTACGAAAAGCTTGTAGGCGACCTGGCGGGCGCCTATTCACGACGTATCAATATCAAGCATCGCCTCATCTACCAGGTTCTCGAGGAGATTGGTACGGTGAAGGTCCTCCGTCTGTGGACTCACTACGAATAG
- a CDS encoding type II toxin-antitoxin system Phd/YefM family antitoxin encodes MTTITATEARRLLYQLLDDVSESHEPIQITGKRNSAVLISEDDWRAVQETLYLHSVPGMRESIVDGMKTPVEECDEELDW; translated from the coding sequence ATGACCACGATAACGGCAACCGAAGCCCGAAGGCTTCTTTACCAACTGCTCGACGACGTATCTGAATCGCACGAACCGATCCAGATCACCGGCAAACGCAACAGTGCGGTCCTGATTTCCGAGGACGACTGGCGCGCCGTGCAGGAGACCCTTTATCTGCATTCTGTCCCCGGTATGCGGGAGTCAATCGTCGATGGTATGAAGACACCGGTGGAAGAATGCGATGAGGAACTGGACTGGTGA
- a CDS encoding 2-oxoacid:acceptor oxidoreductase family protein, translating into MTKTSSKLIQIRWHGRGGQGAITAAKVFAEAMFQSGYGGVVMAPTFGTERRGAPVSTSLKISRDKIFDLSPIQTPDIVVVLDHLILNEVDVTVGLQPGGLLILNSPRSAEEHQLDHFRVAVANVTRLGIEAGLRKGIVNSGIIGVLGRATGLADLATLERCIVHEFVGRRPEENARSARLAYEATQLCEPRAGVVNG; encoded by the coding sequence ATGACAAAGACGTCCTCCAAATTGATCCAGATCCGCTGGCATGGCCGCGGCGGCCAAGGCGCCATCACCGCCGCCAAGGTCTTCGCCGAGGCAATGTTCCAGAGCGGCTATGGCGGTGTCGTCATGGCGCCGACCTTCGGCACCGAACGGCGCGGCGCGCCGGTCAGCACCTCGCTGAAAATCTCCCGCGACAAGATCTTCGACCTCTCGCCGATCCAGACCCCGGATATCGTCGTCGTCCTCGATCACCTGATCCTGAACGAGGTCGACGTCACCGTCGGCCTCCAGCCCGGGGGGCTCTTGATCCTCAATTCGCCCCGCAGCGCGGAGGAGCACCAGCTCGATCATTTCCGGGTGGCGGTCGCCAACGTTACCCGCCTCGGCATCGAGGCCGGGCTGCGCAAGGGGATCGTCAACAGCGGCATCATCGGTGTCCTCGGCCGCGCCACCGGGCTGGCGGACCTCGCCACCCTGGAGCGCTGCATCGTCCACGAATTCGTCGGCCGTCGGCCGGAAGAGAACGCCCGGTCCGCCCGGCTGGCCTATGAGGCCACCCAACTCTGCGAACCGCGGGCAGGAGTTGTCAATGGTTGA
- a CDS encoding type II toxin-antitoxin system RelE/ParE family toxin translates to MELRWSREALEQLIEIEAFIAKGDPARAATFVDGLVDHAETLLPANPRSGRSVPEISLPDIRELVFRNYRIVYRLAENQIEILTVFEAHRLLRLDELGC, encoded by the coding sequence ATGGAACTGCGCTGGAGCCGGGAGGCCCTTGAGCAACTGATCGAGATCGAGGCGTTCATCGCCAAAGGTGATCCGGCGCGGGCAGCGACCTTCGTCGACGGCCTCGTCGATCATGCCGAAACCCTATTGCCCGCCAATCCCCGATCCGGACGTAGCGTCCCTGAAATCTCTCTGCCAGATATCCGCGAGTTGGTTTTTCGGAATTACCGAATCGTCTACCGGTTGGCCGAAAATCAGATCGAAATTCTCACCGTCTTCGAAGCTCATCGTCTGCTGCGTCTCGATGAGCTGGGGTGTTAA
- a CDS encoding cofactor-independent phosphoglycerate mutase — protein MKYVILLGDGMADEPLEELGGLTPLQHARTPRMDEVARRGVIGLAETVPEGYHPGSDVANLSVFGYDPATCYSGRSPLEAASMGVELGPDDVAFRLNLVTLTAQYGHLYMEDFSAGHITTAEARELIESLQQELGDERFSFHAGVSYRHLLVWHGGKDDLTFTPPHDLTHQSVSGHLPRGDGADELIQLTTSAQMLLNAHPVNLRRQKARLPVANSIWLWGHGRAPRMATLQEKFGLTGAVISAVDLIKGIGVYAGLDVIEVPGATGYIDTNYRGKAEAALDALKSRDFVYLHVEAPDEAAHAGNLDDKLKAIEDFDAQVVGPVLDGLPALGPFRVLVLPDHPTPVKRMTHTLGPVPFALYGSGGEFVAATPASGYDEVAAAASGLSIDAAWRLLPGMVAGKL, from the coding sequence ATGAAATACGTCATTCTGCTCGGCGACGGCATGGCCGACGAACCGCTCGAAGAACTCGGCGGCCTCACCCCGCTGCAGCATGCCAGGACCCCGCGCATGGACGAGGTTGCCCGGCGCGGCGTCATCGGCCTTGCCGAGACGGTCCCGGAAGGCTATCATCCCGGCAGCGACGTCGCCAATCTCTCGGTTTTCGGCTACGATCCCGCGACCTGTTACAGCGGCCGTTCGCCGCTGGAGGCGGCGAGCATGGGGGTCGAGCTCGGGCCGGACGATGTCGCCTTTCGTCTCAACCTGGTGACCCTCACCGCCCAGTACGGCCACCTCTACATGGAGGACTTCTCCGCCGGGCACATCACCACCGCCGAAGCCCGCGAGCTGATCGAGTCGTTGCAGCAGGAACTTGGCGATGAGCGCTTCAGCTTCCATGCCGGCGTCTCCTACCGGCATCTGCTGGTCTGGCACGGCGGCAAGGACGACCTGACCTTTACCCCGCCCCACGATCTGACCCACCAGAGCGTCTCCGGCCACCTCCCCCGTGGCGACGGGGCCGACGAGCTGATCCAGCTGACGACCTCGGCGCAGATGCTCCTCAATGCCCACCCGGTCAACCTGCGGCGGCAGAAGGCGCGCCTGCCGGTGGCCAATTCGATCTGGCTCTGGGGGCACGGCCGGGCGCCGCGCATGGCGACCCTGCAGGAGAAGTTCGGCCTCACCGGCGCGGTGATCTCCGCCGTCGACCTGATCAAGGGGATCGGCGTCTACGCCGGCCTCGACGTCATCGAAGTCCCCGGCGCCACCGGCTACATCGACACCAACTACCGCGGCAAAGCCGAGGCGGCCCTCGACGCGCTCAAGAGCCGCGACTTCGTTTACCTCCACGTCGAAGCCCCTGACGAGGCGGCCCACGCCGGCAACCTCGACGACAAGCTCAAGGCGATCGAGGATTTCGACGCCCAGGTGGTCGGCCCGGTTCTCGACGGCCTGCCGGCCCTCGGTCCTTTCCGGGTCCTGGTCCTCCCCGACCACCCGACCCCGGTCAAGCGCATGACCCACACCCTCGGCCCGGTCCCCTTCGCCCTCTACGGCAGCGGCGGTGAATTTGTCGCCGCGACGCCGGCGAGCGGCTACGACGAGGTTGCGGCCGCCGCCTCCGGGCTCAGTATCGACGCCGCCTGGCGGCTGCTGCCGGGGATGGTCGCCGGCAAGCTCTGA
- a CDS encoding thiamine pyrophosphate-dependent enzyme translates to MTTAAKTNVLTLTDEELVHSGNRACSGCGLSVLYRIGIKALGRDCIFVVPPSCLTVMQGLYPIAASQLPILNGTFAATAAIATGVRAAMKRLGKATQVVAWAGDGGTSDIGIQALSGALERGEDIIYICYDNEAYMNTGVQRSGTTPQGGLTTTTPYAGKKEHGKNVPAIVAAHNPAYVATCSAAYPLDFHDKLLKAKQIRGLKYIHIQTPCPPGWGCEEHMTIKIGKAAVDCGLFDLFEIENGKKTLSEPSRRLLDKSKQHPVNDYLGMQVRFKALSAEQIVAVQQRVDQKWEEYRREFAAE, encoded by the coding sequence ATGACCACTGCTGCCAAGACCAACGTTCTGACCCTCACCGATGAGGAACTCGTCCACTCGGGGAACCGCGCCTGCTCCGGCTGCGGCCTCAGCGTCCTCTACCGCATCGGCATCAAGGCCCTCGGCCGCGACTGCATCTTCGTGGTGCCGCCGAGCTGTCTCACCGTCATGCAGGGGCTCTACCCGATCGCCGCCAGCCAGCTGCCGATCCTCAACGGCACCTTCGCCGCCACCGCCGCCATCGCCACCGGGGTGCGGGCGGCGATGAAGCGCCTCGGCAAGGCGACCCAGGTGGTCGCCTGGGCCGGCGACGGCGGCACTTCGGACATCGGCATCCAGGCCCTCTCCGGGGCGCTGGAGCGCGGCGAGGATATCATCTACATCTGCTATGACAACGAAGCCTACATGAACACCGGGGTGCAGCGTTCCGGCACCACGCCGCAGGGGGGCCTGACCACCACCACCCCCTACGCCGGCAAGAAGGAGCACGGCAAGAACGTGCCGGCGATCGTCGCCGCCCACAACCCGGCCTACGTCGCCACCTGCTCGGCCGCCTATCCCCTCGATTTCCACGACAAGCTGCTCAAGGCGAAGCAGATCCGCGGCCTCAAGTACATCCACATCCAGACCCCCTGTCCGCCGGGCTGGGGGTGCGAAGAGCACATGACGATCAAGATCGGCAAGGCCGCCGTCGACTGCGGTCTCTTCGACCTCTTTGAAATCGAGAACGGCAAGAAGACCCTCTCCGAACCGTCCCGCCGCCTGCTCGACAAGAGCAAGCAGCACCCGGTCAACGACTATCTGGGAATGCAGGTGCGTTTCAAGGCGCTCTCCGCGGAGCAAATCGTGGCGGTGCAGCAGCGGGTGGATCAGAAGTGGGAGGAGTATCGGCGGGAATTTGCCGCGGAGTAG
- a CDS encoding 4Fe-4S binding protein, with product MVDSRFKVLTSASTAGPGDAGRTGSWRVERPVIDYSRCTPAKSGRHACHLCWLYCPDAAVTKTIEPTFDLEYCKGCGICAEECPVKAIRMVPEEEFEKGDEQ from the coding sequence ATGGTTGATTCCCGATTCAAGGTTCTGACTTCGGCCTCTACTGCCGGCCCCGGTGACGCCGGCCGCACCGGCTCCTGGCGCGTCGAGCGTCCGGTTATCGATTACAGCCGCTGCACCCCGGCCAAGAGTGGCAGGCACGCCTGTCACCTTTGCTGGCTCTACTGCCCGGATGCGGCGGTGACCAAGACCATCGAGCCGACCTTCGATCTCGAGTACTGCAAGGGGTGCGGCATCTGCGCCGAGGAGTGCCCGGTCAAGGCGATCCGCATGGTGCCGGAGGAGGAATTCGAGAAGGGGGACGAGCAATGA
- a CDS encoding pyruvate ferredoxin oxidoreductase, with protein sequence MSEKRIDSGNTAAALAVRLAGAEVIAAYPITPQTPLTEKLSELIAAGEMDAEYVAVESEHSALGVCIGAASAGVRAFTATSSNGLLYMSEQLHWAAGARLPLVMCVVNRGVGAPWSVWNDHQDAISQRDAGWIQVFAKDHQEIVDMTLKAFRLAELVHIPVMVNYDGYYLSHTYMPYELPDAAAVKEFLPPYRYLHTLDPARPESLNTVTLPDARNDIHGVKQGGYMDIRHNLHQEMRLAMDLWEEIDADYQRRFGRGGAPILDPYRCADADFVVVAMGTLANQFRDVVDRLREDGLKAGVLALQIYRPFPTARIAEALQGAKGVMVFEKGLSYGNQGALYADLKSALYPYPNRPALQNFIVGLGGRDIRTDDLYQHMKSACLQEAPLAPEQLDTPQWIGLQL encoded by the coding sequence ATGAGCGAGAAACGGATCGACTCGGGCAACACCGCCGCCGCCCTCGCGGTGCGTCTGGCTGGCGCCGAAGTCATCGCCGCCTACCCGATCACCCCGCAGACGCCACTTACCGAGAAGCTCTCCGAGCTGATCGCCGCCGGCGAGATGGACGCCGAGTACGTCGCCGTCGAGAGTGAGCACAGCGCCCTCGGTGTCTGCATCGGCGCCGCCAGTGCCGGGGTGCGCGCCTTCACCGCCACCTCTTCCAATGGCCTCCTCTACATGAGCGAGCAGTTGCACTGGGCAGCCGGGGCGCGGCTGCCGCTGGTGATGTGCGTGGTCAACCGCGGCGTCGGCGCCCCCTGGTCGGTCTGGAACGATCACCAGGACGCCATCAGCCAGCGCGACGCCGGCTGGATCCAGGTCTTCGCCAAGGACCACCAGGAGATCGTCGACATGACGCTGAAGGCGTTCCGCCTCGCCGAGTTGGTGCATATCCCGGTGATGGTCAACTACGACGGCTACTACCTCTCCCACACCTACATGCCCTACGAACTCCCCGATGCGGCGGCGGTGAAGGAATTCCTGCCCCCTTACCGCTACCTGCACACCCTCGACCCGGCCCGCCCGGAGAGCCTCAACACCGTTACTCTCCCTGACGCCCGCAACGACATCCACGGTGTCAAGCAGGGGGGATACATGGATATCCGCCACAACCTCCACCAGGAGATGCGCCTGGCGATGGATCTCTGGGAGGAGATCGACGCCGACTACCAGCGGCGCTTCGGCCGCGGCGGCGCCCCGATCCTCGATCCCTACCGCTGCGCGGACGCCGATTTCGTCGTCGTCGCCATGGGGACCCTCGCCAACCAGTTCCGGGATGTCGTCGACCGGTTGCGGGAGGACGGCCTCAAGGCCGGGGTGCTGGCATTGCAGATCTATCGACCCTTCCCGACGGCGCGCATCGCCGAGGCGCTGCAGGGAGCGAAAGGGGTGATGGTCTTCGAGAAGGGCTTAAGCTACGGCAACCAGGGGGCGCTCTACGCCGACCTCAAATCGGCCCTCTACCCCTATCCGAACCGCCCGGCGCTGCAGAACTTCATCGTCGGCCTCGGCGGGCGCGATATCCGCACCGACGACCTCTATCAGCACATGAAGTCGGCCTGCCTGCAGGAGGCACCGCTCGCCCCGGAGCAGCTCGACACGCCGCAATGGATTGGATTACAGCTATGA